CACTTTTGTAGTAAAACAGAATCTGAGTTAAGTTTAAGAACCACTGGTCTAGCACTACCATGAGGATGACATTTGTGTTTCAGAGTGAAATATCTTGAAAACtattggatgttttttttgtgtaatttgctACTGATTTTTGAGGTACCTCGAGAATTAATCATACAGCTGCTAAGCCTCCCGTCATCTATGAAGGCACAAAGTTAAAGTATTCCTCTGCCTGGAAAGGTTATGAGGTAATGTTGGGCACTGACCTGGGTGACACCTGGGTACCATTGTTTCAATTTACACAACATGAATTCATAAGCTGAAAATTCCACAACAACTGCTCTAGCACCACCATGATTACTGGATGGATTTTGTGAGATTTGCTACTGATATTTGAGGTTACTAGGGAATAGTTTATCTAAACTTCagttttcccaaaaccttgcaTTATAACCAAAtactcagctgtactttgtatttagtcctaattagcaaatgttagcatgttagcaggCTATACTAAGATCGTAAAAATGGTAACTGTAATTGGCATCGACATTGTGGCTGCCCGATACTTACCAGAAGCAAATTTGTGTTTCTTAGGATGGCAAAGGCATGACCCTCCCTACTCTGCCCCTGATTCATAGTACTTGTTGCCTTCGTTTGTTGGGTTGTTGAGGTTTAGGCATGAGGTGTGGGATacgttagggttagggtaagaatGCAATTCAAGGCAAGCCAATTTGAGGCAGAGTAAGGCAGGTCGTGGGTTTGCCATCTTAGGAAAAAGATATTGTGTACCAAAAACAGGAGTTGTTCTACAATAGGCATAGGCGAAGATAGttgaggttaggcattgaccttgaaTGGTCGGTGTCAAGGAAGCCCATTGCTAAAAGTGAATCGGCTGTCGAGAGAGGCTGTCAGGCTCTCTCAGAGCCAAGGCTGGTTTTATTACACAATGAGTAAGAAGTTAGAATAGAAAGGAGAATCTTATTTAAATCCAGTAAAGGtaataatgcaacattttggATGCAgactgcctttaaaaaaaacaattaagtaGAAAAAGACCAAACCAAAATTGGGTTTCTTTTGATGCGTTATTATGAATCCCATTGCCTTTAATTGCAAGACCCGCCCTGTACAGCAGCCAGATTTGTTGAGATTAGGCATTGTCCTCGAGAGGTTAAGGTCAGGATTGCCCATTGGTCTgaggataggacctgaacaaatcacGTACCAGTACTTCCTGTTAGCATGTCAATGTttgcatttagctcaaagcactgctgtgcctgAATTGTATCCCTATTGTTGTTTCCATGTTCTGTGCTCCTGTTCCTTACTGAATAAGCTTTATACTTAACAAAGGTGTCAAAAGATACAATATATCATAAGTTGTTCAGTTTTTCACACATTTGACTTACTCAAATAACTTGATTATTCAGAAGAGATAAATCTGACATTCATTTACTAcatacagattttttaaaaggcAGTCTATTGTGTAGCCTAGTGGAGTTACtcttttaacagtttaacagttttattttcttaaatgaaaCTACTCATTTGTGCCTGCATGAGAAACAAGACTATTGTAGACTCTCCGCTGTAGCAGTTCTAACTCACTGCTCCTTTTATGTCTTcctgtgaaatgtttttgcGCTAGAATTGGACATGACatcacacagagaaaatgttCTCTTAGTCGACACATTTCACTAACCTCTGATGTGTGACCCCTAAACTTTGTTATCAAACCTTGCCATGAAACTGGAATATAGATATACattaaaagataaacaaattGCATCTTTTTAAGCCTTTTGAACATCACATGTGAGTCAATAGGGGAGTGTTCAAGAGAGAAACACAAGGAAAGTGAGTGTGTAAGACAGAATCACACTCACATGCATGTCCACATTCCTTCTGGCATCTGTAAGGGCACAAACAATCATCTGCATAAATATGCATATGCATCTATGCAAATACACACTTTTGACTCTGTATATATAAGCATGTAAGAGCTCTCATTCTGCACTGCAGCTGGGTAGAAAGgaaatcaaaaagaaagaggCAGGGAAGTGAAGTTAATTCAAGGCCACACTTGACAGAGCGGTAATAATCTGAGAGTTGTCCAAGATTTGTGAAGCACAACCTGCGGTAGTTTCCAgattcctgctgtgtgtgttactgtgacTCACATACTCCAGGCCCTGCTTTATTCTTGTCTtggaaagtaaaagaaaaagaaaatctggaaAATCAAACCATTTGGACACATGGTGTAAACAGGATATGTtccacaaacatgcaaaatgttATATAAAACTACTGGTCATGGTTGATCCTTGTTTCTATTTGtcaatttcttgtttttgtgtcctGGCGGGCGTGGCAAAATGTCATGAGGTATGAGTCATGGTGATTTAATTCATCGTTCCTCTTTATATCATCCTGTCCTCGTCACAGGCCTAGGGTCATTGgtgtttctttgtatttttgttgctttttgctaCTCTCTATATGCTATTTCCCCCCTTCTTATTGAGTTATGCTAAAAGAAAttactattaaaataaataaaaaaagtacagcAAGGGTTAGTTGTGAagtgtgggaaacactgaattTGATTAACCATGAAGGTGAGGTAAGATCAAGAGAGAAGAGAACTTGAATGAAGCTCAGGAGAGTGTTTGAGCCTTTGCCAGTTTCCCCTGGGGTGTTCCAAGGTTTTTTTATCCAGTTCGCTCGGCCCTAGTGTGAAAATCCGCTCTGACCTTTTTGGCGTCATTTAAACTTTGAACCTTTCCAAGGTCCTGCCAGCGCAATACATTTTGCAACCTGTTTTTTAGGGAAAGTAGTTTctttacttgttttttgttggtgttttgcCGTTTCCTGCCATTTGTACCATAGTTCCTATAGGATCAGATGGCACTATGACATTTAGTCACgttgatgcagaaaaaaacaacataatgttGAGATCAGTACATATAAAATTAATCCTGATTATGTTGGCCAGGGTTTTGTgattctatgttttttttcctgtggttCACAAAGGATGACAAAAAGAGCACTTTTCGTACTGAGATATCAAAGGCTTCAAAGATAACTGTACAAAATCCTCAACAGAACTGATCGGAGCAGATAATCGCCTATAGTAGGATTTGGTGAATGAGGGCATCTTTTCTTCCCTTCTGATTGTATTATGAACAATGTGCTATTGGCTTACTTTCAATCTTTAGGCATCTCATATCTCCTTGTCTTTTTGGTATATTTGAAGCTCGGGTGTCCTTAGGTTTCCCTTTACAGCAGTGCATATTCCTTGTTAATACCGTTCACCCTATTGTCTGTGTTAAAATGATTGCAACTTAGTAAATCAGTTTTACTTAGAGCTTTCCGATAATTATGTAGCTGTGTAAAACATTGCCTTCTCAAAGCACGTAATGATTGGAGCATTGAAAGAAGAAGCGTCtgataaaataattgttttctttctaaccAGAACCTAAATTCTTTTTCTGCCCAGATTTTTGACAAGATTGTGGACAACGCTGGCTTTGTGCTCTAGATTAACAATGTCTGTCTTGCTGCTGACAACTTCAAAGAAGATTGAATATGAATTGGTTATTTACATTGTTCTATTTATGCTTATACATTCCTCCACACCCACTGTTTTAGTTGCAACTAAAAGAATCAGTGCTGCAGCTGCTACACAGTATCTCCTTTTCAGTTTAGTCTAGATAGGTGGGTAGTCAAAAGTGTATTTTGGGGCAAGGCCAACCACAAACTTAAAAACTATGTAGCAAATGCTAGACATGCCTTTTATGGGCAAACCAAAGGAATTTGGTTGTATGCTTACAGAGTAAACCTCATTTTGAAAAGAATAGTCTACCCTTTTAGTtaaacttttagttttaattcTATTCCAGCTTTCTCCATTGGAGCATGTGCTGTACTTTACCCGGGTCAACATGTCTATCACtgctttgtttcatttgtttggAACTCACTTCCTCTGAatgtttaaatgtgaatgtttttatgtgttttcacAACGGACACATGCTTCACACGTTGCCCTGGAGACGGAAAATATATtgtctgttaaaaaaagggaacatGTGGGTGAATGAGAGCAGGAGAGAGCAAGGAGGGGGGAGCAGGAAACAAAGACTGGGGTGATGTTAAAGTGGGCAGGGTCTGAGAGACCAGCTGTGATTGAGGGAGAAAAGCAGGAGTATAAGTTCCTAACTTCCCGCTGCCAGCGTCACTTTTTTTAAGCCGGTAAACAGTGAGTCTCCACATCTcatttttcacttcattttctgcCGTGCCTAAACTTCTCCAAAATGAGCTTCCGAAGATCCACCATGCAACAGATACCGTCTTCCCACTTCTCCTTGACCCGCTCCACACCCCAGCGTGCTGCCAGCATGTATGCTGGTTCTGGTAGCACCCGCATTTCCTCTGTCTCCGCATCTTCCCTGCGGTCTGGTGCCCCAATgacctcttcttcctctgccttCAAGCTGAGCAGTGGAATGGGTGGTGGTATGGGTTCAGGTTTTGGTAGTGCTGGTGCGTCCATGTTGACTGGTGCCGGTGCCGGTGCTGGGATTATGGGCAACGAGAGGGGGGCCATGCAGAACCTAAACGACCGCCTGGCTAACTACCTGGAGACGGTGAGAAATCTGGAACAGGCCAACAGGGAGCTGGAGATGAAGATCATGGAGGCTCTGGAGAAGGGAGGGCCCGATGTGAGGGACTACAGCAAGTATCAACCTATTATAGATGACCTACGACAACAGGTAAGCGTGACAGTAAATACTGATGTAAATGTACAGGGGAAAGTTGACTATGAAATGCTGTTGAAAACTAGGAAGCTGTGGTTGTTGGGGGTGAGGGATATACATGCTTTAGAAATGCTTAATGTGGCCTCTAATTTGAGAATAAGGGCATGTGATGGCACTCGTCCTCACAGACAACGTTTCAAATGTGGACCCACTTGTCTCAGTAATCTGTATcaatgaatgtatttatttgatgtcTACTGTTGCGAACTAAGACTGAGAATGCTTATGCTGAGACAGGCAACATTTCCTTTGTAGGTTATCAAATTTCTCGATAGAGAATGAAGGGTGTGGTTGCTAAGCTCTAACCATCCCCCTTAAAACTCATTTGTGCCATAAAATGTCCAGAACTTCCTCTGATGAATCATCAACACGCGGGCATCATCATGTGAGACAGACTGAAAAGCTCTCAaacaaaataagcatttttaaATGGTCCTGCTAGCAATTGGGGATTCTACAAGCATTCTTTGGTGTAGGAGGGCCTCAATGTGAAACAGATGTGTggtcatgacacacacacacacacacacacaaaggatcTCAGACTGCCAGCGTGAGATTTGTGTGAGTGCGCTGACTGTATAACAATCAGCTCTGCTCTGCAGAGTCAAATGTCACATTCTTTTACAGACTCCAGATCTTCAGTGtcacaaaatgacacattgaTGGTAGCACTTTGTCTTTCTCGACACATAAAGGCACAAGTATTTTCCCCTTTAACTCAGAGGAAGTTTACCACGGACACAACATAGAGTATCAACTCAgaaacacactcatgcacagAGAACAATTTTGCCATATCTGCACACATAAACCCATGCAGGGCTGTATACAAAGAACATGACAGCCAGATACAGGGCAGCTGGGTGCGaattggaaagaagaaaaacctcTCTGGTTTATACAGACAGGAAACCCAATTTTCCAACAACGCTAAAACAAACCAGATTCTGTGTTGGCACGGAATGTCCTCTTTTCCTGTCCTTCAGTTGTGGTTCCTCTTTTCACTGACTGTTACTACGGATACAATCATGTTGTGGCACTAGTGTGTAATCTAatccaacattgtttttatcGTCCCATAAGGAAAATAGTTATTTCAAATCATATGTTTAATTCTGTAGCTGTGTGACACATTGCTATCTCATAGCACATAATGACTGGAGCATTGAAAGAAGAAGCTTCTGGAAAATAACTGTTCTTCTTAACCAGAAAAAACACTggtaaaacattgttttgtccTAAATTCTTTTTATTCTCCAGATTTTTGATAAGATTACGGAAAACGCTCGTTTTGTGCTCCAGATCGACAATGCCCGTCTTGCTGCTGACGACTTCAAAGTAAAGTACGTTGTTTTCTCgagttatttatatattaagcATATACATCTTGTTCAAAGGCAGACATGCTTCAATGTCAAAACATTATAGACTTTGCTAATTAAAGCCTGTTTAACTGAGTTTTTCCAGTATATGTGGTCTAATATTTAGAATAGTTGACAGAACAGAATTTCAGAAACTGCTGGATATTGTCTGAAACACTTCAACAACTTCAGTCTTGCTATTTTGTAACTTTCTACAGTACAACACGATGTGAATGAgagctgatctaacagctgataTCTGTAATAGAGATTGTGTTTGTGCACTTTTTCAGGTTCGACAATGAGATGGCAATCCGCCAGTCTGTGGAGGCCGACATCGCTGGGCTGAAGAAACTCATAGATGACACCAACTTGACCAGGATGAACATCGAGAACGAGATTGAGGCTGTGAAGGAGGAACTCGCCTTCCTAAAGAAGAACCATGACAATGTGAGTTTACAGTACTCCCAGATTATCCATCACATTTCACTATTACAGTGACTCATAAGTCACACAAGTCTTGaaagtttttgttcatttctctctttctgttgaaCCAATAGGAAGTGATGGAGTTGAGGAATCAGATTTCCCAGTCAGGCGTGCAAGTGGACATCGACGCTCCCAAAGGCAATGACTTGGCCCAGATCATGGAGGACGTGAGGGGCAATTATGAGAAGATTGTCATGAAGAACGCAGATGAACTTAAACGATGGCATGAAAATCAGGTGATGCATGGTTGCTAAGGGGAATCATTTGTAAACACAATTACTGCAACTATGTTGTTGGTGGGctaacatccccccccccccccttcagatTGCAGAAGTGCAGGTGGAGGTATCACAGAACACAGAAGCTCTCCAAGGAGCCCAAATGGAGAGGAGTGACTTATCCAGACAGATACAGACCCTGGAAATTGAACTTGCATCCCAACAGAGCTTAGTAAGCATGCATTGCATATTTAATCCACaagcacaatttaaaaaaatccattaatcTTTTTCCCAAAGGTTTGAACTTTCCCATGTTTTCCTAAATTAGACTTGCTTGCCTGAAAACATCTTTGGCACACTTCTGATTCCTCCTTTTCAATCTTTTATCAGAAAGCTTCCTTAGAAGACACATTACGCAACACTGAACAACGAAACAACATGGAAATGGAGAAGTACAACAGCATTATTATCCATCTGGAAGAGGAGCTGACCAACTTGCGAACAAACATCCAGCATCAGACCCAAGAGTATGAGGCGCTGCTCAACATGAAGATGAAACTGGAGGCCGAGATTGGCACTTACAAGAATCTGCTGGATGGTGAAGCGTTCAAGTAAGAGTTaggtgaaggagaaaaaaagagatccaGGCAAGGTGTTGATGGTGGTGGAGGTGATTACAAAAATCACTTGTTATTATGGTTTGCATggtcaagtacaagtacatcaAGTGAGGTAGTTCCATGCATTCATTAAGTTCaacatgaatatttttaaagtcgaaatgttttgtttgtgttgtgtacaGGCTCCAGGATGCACTGGATGAGCTGG
The Etheostoma cragini isolate CJK2018 chromosome 4, CSU_Ecrag_1.0, whole genome shotgun sequence genome window above contains:
- the LOC117943830 gene encoding keratin, type I cytoskeletal 18-like, which produces MSFRRSTMQQIPSSHFSLTRSTPQRAASMYAGSGSTRISSVSASSLRSGAPMTSSSSAFKLSSGMGGGMGSGFGSAGASMLTGAGAGAGIMGNERGAMQNLNDRLANYLETVRNLEQANRELEMKIMEALEKGGPDVRDYSKYQPIIDDLRQQIFDKITENARFVLQIDNARLAADDFKVKFDNEMAIRQSVEADIAGLKKLIDDTNLTRMNIENEIEAVKEELAFLKKNHDNEVMELRNQISQSGVQVDIDAPKGNDLAQIMEDVRGNYEKIVMKNADELKRWHENQIAEVQVEVSQNTEALQGAQMERSDLSRQIQTLEIELASQQSLKASLEDTLRNTEQRNNMEMEKYNSIIIHLEEELTNLRTNIQHQTQEYEALLNMKMKLEAEIGTYKNLLDGEAFKLQDALDELVDAN